From Sphingopyxis sp. USTB-05, the proteins below share one genomic window:
- a CDS encoding LysR family transcriptional regulator, translating to MRQLARFDLNLLRIFDAIFVKGGVSAAARHLNLSQPAISHALTRLRTQFDDPLFVRQGNGLVPTPAARAIAGPVREALRGLDAALDAAASFDPAEASREFRIGVRLSGEMPRFSSLVARVRREAPHVALASVTFRRRDLVMMLASGDLDLALDVALPADDRLQRHYLGTEPLVIVARIGHPRVDGAIDLDTYLALEHIIATSRPYGPGIEDMALDRMGLSRRVAVRCQHAITAWQIVAASDMLFSLPRSHAEVLGAMWPMQLVDLPLPVEQGGSYLYWHQAAQADPGLGWLRTIIADELAQPA from the coding sequence TTGCGCCAGCTCGCCAGGTTCGATCTCAACCTGCTGCGGATATTCGACGCGATCTTCGTCAAGGGCGGCGTATCGGCGGCGGCACGCCATCTGAACCTGTCGCAGCCGGCGATCAGCCATGCCCTGACGCGCCTGCGAACGCAGTTCGACGACCCGCTGTTCGTGCGGCAGGGCAACGGGCTGGTGCCCACCCCGGCGGCGCGCGCTATCGCGGGGCCCGTTCGCGAGGCGTTGCGCGGGCTCGATGCCGCGCTCGATGCCGCCGCATCGTTCGACCCGGCCGAAGCGTCGCGCGAATTCCGTATCGGCGTGCGCCTTTCGGGCGAAATGCCGCGCTTCTCTTCGCTCGTCGCGCGGGTCCGGCGCGAAGCCCCGCATGTCGCACTCGCCAGCGTGACCTTCCGCCGCCGAGATCTGGTGATGATGCTCGCGAGCGGCGACCTCGACCTCGCGCTCGATGTCGCCCTGCCCGCGGACGACCGGCTCCAGCGGCATTATCTCGGCACCGAGCCTCTCGTCATCGTGGCGCGCATAGGGCATCCGCGCGTCGACGGCGCGATCGACCTCGATACCTATCTCGCGCTCGAACATATCATCGCGACTTCAAGACCCTATGGTCCCGGGATCGAAGACATGGCCTTGGACCGCATGGGCCTGTCGCGGCGCGTCGCGGTCCGCTGCCAGCATGCGATCACCGCCTGGCAAATCGTCGCGGCATCGGACATGCTGTTCTCGCTGCCGCGGTCGCATGCGGAGGTTCTGGGTGCGATGTGGCCGATGCAACTCGTTGACCTGCCGTTGCCGGTCGAACAGGGCGGCAGCTATCTTTACTGGCATCAGGCAGCGCAGGCCGACCCGGGTCTGGGCTGGCTGCGCACGATCATCGCCGACGAACTGGCGCAGCCCGCATAG
- a CDS encoding acyl-CoA dehydrogenase family protein, with amino-acid sequence MTEIELEAELNDLRMSKEAQPLFDAVKRHIAENVDPITEEFFRLGEGRADRWSWAPGQLELLEGAKNKAKAAGLWNFFLPHGDTGTPLSNLDYAYIAAELGKSPLASESLNCSAPDTGNMEVLEMVGTPEQKERWLKPLLNGEIRSAYVMTEPDVASSDASNLETSAVLDGDEWVINGEKYFISGAGDPRCKILICMLKTNPEASRKGQHSQILVPMDTPGVKVLGPMRVFGADHAPQGHMHMRFDNVRVPRENILLGEGRGFEISQMRLGPGRIHHCMRTIGKAEVALDLMVKRGNSRTAFGRQLSQLGKNLEVIARARVEIEAMRLIVLKAAKAMDLLGNREARVWVSMAKAMVPERACQIIDQAIQIHGATGISHWTPLADLYADVRHLRFADGPDEVHYMVVGREELGRH; translated from the coding sequence ATGACCGAGATCGAACTCGAAGCCGAACTCAACGACCTCAGAATGTCGAAAGAAGCGCAGCCGCTGTTCGATGCGGTCAAGCGCCACATCGCCGAGAATGTCGACCCGATCACCGAGGAGTTTTTCCGCCTCGGCGAAGGCCGCGCCGACCGCTGGAGTTGGGCGCCAGGACAGCTCGAACTGCTGGAAGGCGCGAAGAACAAGGCGAAGGCCGCGGGCCTCTGGAACTTCTTCCTGCCGCACGGCGATACGGGCACCCCGCTCAGCAATCTAGACTATGCCTATATCGCCGCCGAACTCGGCAAGTCTCCGCTCGCATCGGAATCGCTGAACTGCTCGGCGCCGGACACGGGCAATATGGAAGTGCTCGAAATGGTGGGCACGCCCGAGCAGAAGGAGCGCTGGCTTAAACCCCTTTTGAACGGCGAAATCCGCTCGGCCTATGTCATGACCGAACCCGACGTTGCCTCGTCCGACGCCAGCAATTTGGAAACGAGCGCGGTGCTCGACGGCGACGAATGGGTGATCAACGGCGAGAAATATTTCATCAGCGGCGCCGGCGATCCGCGCTGCAAGATCCTGATCTGTATGCTCAAGACCAACCCCGAGGCGTCGCGCAAGGGACAGCATTCGCAAATCCTGGTGCCGATGGACACGCCCGGCGTGAAGGTGCTTGGCCCGATGCGCGTCTTTGGCGCCGACCATGCGCCGCAGGGGCATATGCACATGCGTTTCGACAATGTCCGCGTTCCGCGTGAGAATATCCTGCTCGGAGAGGGCCGTGGGTTCGAGATTTCGCAAATGCGCCTCGGGCCCGGGCGCATCCACCATTGCATGCGCACGATCGGCAAGGCCGAGGTCGCGCTCGACCTGATGGTCAAGCGGGGCAATTCGCGCACCGCCTTTGGCCGCCAACTGTCGCAGCTCGGCAAGAATCTGGAGGTTATTGCCCGCGCGCGCGTCGAGATCGAAGCGATGCGCCTGATCGTGCTGAAGGCCGCGAAGGCGATGGACCTGCTCGGCAATCGCGAAGCGCGCGTCTGGGTTAGCATGGCGAAAGCGATGGTCCCCGAACGCGCCTGCCAGATCATCGATCAGGCGATCCAGATCCACGGCGCCACGGGCATCTCGCACTGGACGCCGCTCGCCGATCTTTACGCAGACGTCCGCCATCTACGCTTCGCCGACGGTCCGGACGAGGTTCATTATATGGTCGTCGGACGTGAAGAGCTGGGGCGGCACTGA